Within Quercus lobata isolate SW786 chromosome 5, ValleyOak3.0 Primary Assembly, whole genome shotgun sequence, the genomic segment ctatattttttttgtattatttattatgGGTCTCATTggactatttcaactaatttttacttttatctatggtactttcagtaaaaagttttcagtttcaacaaaataagtggatgaCAAACAAACCAATAATGTGTGGCTGCTTGTGATTTTTATCTTATTCTCTTACCTGGGCATTTCCGAGGTCATCCCAGAGTCGAAGAATTGTGGCTATGGAAGATGTAATGCTGGGATTGTTGTCCAGAAGATCAACAGTCTCCTTGTTAATTCCCTCACCCAAGAGAAAGAACTTGTGAACTAGCACCACATGCAATCCTGTACTCACATGTGCATTCTTCATGTACTCCTCTGCCTTTGGCAAGTTCCCAGAAGCAAACCATTGCGCTTCTAAGAGGAAGGCATTACACAATCCGGCCCACTGTAACAATCAATAATTGCAAAGGTGTAGCATGAGTAATCTCTTCAAAATTTTACTATTCACATGAAAAATATGTCAAAATACAATGTTTGTCCTTATACATCAGGCCAATAGCGATTTTCATCCCTGAAATTCAACTAGTCACTTTATGTCTCTAGACTAAAAGTGAccattttaaatttgttgaaaactaaaacaataatagaaaattattaatttatattgtaTTATTAATGTAAGATCTACATTGTAAACTACACAAATGAATATATTTGCATAAAAGTATACAAtgttgtatatatttatttaagcTACAATATAAATCTTACGTTGATAGTGTAATGTAAACtattaattttctattaattttatagttctcaacaaatttaaaatggCCACTTTTAGTCCCTCTGAAAGTTGAAGTGATCGTTTTTACTATTTCTAACGTATCTAAGAGAGCAATGTGGTCATGTTAGTTTAAGTTTGGTCATGTCATTCAAGGAATCTAAAGCAACcattttaaatttcaagatttaGAATTATTAACAAACTGAAATTTAGGGACCACTATGTACTATGCTATAGAAAATAATTGTGTTTGATAGTTATTTTGTCAATATATATACCGCTTTCTTTAGGGAGTCTATAGGGTTCCATCCAGTCCTTTTGTAGACCTTGTAGCTGATTTCATTGGTAATGTCATAAAGAGCCACGAAACATATCTTCAAAGAGTCTGATAATTTCTCAGATGCTGATAATTCCCATCTACGTGGACAGAAAAACGTAATAATCACGTATAGTGAAATGGTAAAAGAAAGCAAGTCATATTTTTCTACCGTTTTAattattacacattttttattacATCTACTTTTATTAGTTGAAATATggacatttttaaaatatgaacaTTCTTGCATCAATTATATATTAGTATAAAATGGTGGACTAACACAAGCATGAAAGAATATTTAGCAATTTTCCTATATGGAACAAACACACGTACCTATTCACTGCATTTGTGAAGAGAGTGAGTTCATCTAGTGTTCCGTAAACATCAAACATGTCGTCTATCACGTAAACCATAGCTACAGGTTTTGTGAGCTCAACCCTTTGATATGTCAGGCTTGGATCTGTGAGGCAAGCCGCTGTCCACATGTACCATTTAAGTGGTTGATTTCTCGCAAAGTTTAACTTTTTAGCCAGACCTAAGCCTTTCCACCATCTTTTAGGAGAAATGATAATTTAGAATAGAATCAAAGTATAGGCAATCTGAGTTCCAAAATAATTAATAGACaatcataacaaaaatattctaGAGTCTCATTGAACTTActtgaaaatttgaagaagTTCCTGTTGGTGTATGGACTGGACCATTTTGAAGTCCATCTTTGCTAGTTCTTGTAAATGTTTTACCCAACCCCTTGCCCCTTTGAAATTGTCTGGGAGGCCCTTAGCCATGAACCTCGGCAAACTCTTATGATAGGGATGCTCCAATGTGTTTAGAATGAATCTAGCTTGTTGGTGATCAAGATGTTTGATGTTTGCTTCGAGAAGGTGGCGACTGAAGTCTTTAGCTTCATCGAGTATGTCTTCGTCATCGATGCTTACCTCTGACGCTTCATATAATTCCATCAATCCACTTATATGTTCACCTGACTCCAATTTAAAGTTTCCTTCCTTGTTCTTGAATTTGTTAAACACATCtgtgtggcacaaaattagccGCAATTTATTGACTTTCAAGGAATATTTATTTTCTACAATTGGCAAGTTACACATATCAACATTATCGAGTGAGTCTTGAACCCATAAACTTACTCTTTGTGTTATTTGAATTAGAGCTCAACtgtgaataattttattttatcttttaatgtttatctaaaaatgtttttgttCAACTTTCAGAATCAAACGCTATTTGCCACCCAATCCTTGGAGATGTAATTATAACCATGTTGTGATAATTACAAGCATAACGTAATttaggtaaaaagaaaaatatattctcaCCTGCGGAAACATGATAGCCAACTTGTCTCAATAATCGAAAATGCAACGCAGCCTCATAAAGATCATGATCATGACCTGCATGAGCGCTAAAAATCATATACTGCCTTTTTAGGATTGTTTCAATCTCCTCATGGAAGTGGTACTCAATGCCTAAGCGCAGGATTGCATCAACCATGTTCAAACCTTCGAAAGGATCTTCAACTAACTTGCTAagtatatttttgaatttctttagtttttgcaCGTATTCAACATAAAAATCATCCTGGAAAAAACAATATATCCCTCTTAAATTATGAAAAGTTAGGTctggaaaaacaagaaaaagaaatggagaaaatggtTATGCGAAACTTAACCGTGGAACTGGGATATTCAGGAAGAAAATTGTAGTCTTCCGTAGGAAAATAATTGACGGCTTGATCTTGGGCAATGCTTCTTCCTTGTGCCTTTTGCATACAAGTATCATCGATGAGGTAAGTAATCTTTTcagtattttgattatttttgaaatcatcTTGAGGTTTGGAGGAAGAAGGGGATGCACAAAAGAAGGCCATGGACATTGTGATATGAGTATCCCAAttagttttgagagagagagagagagaggtgtgtTGATAACTTGATATGCTGAACTGAGATACCCAATTTATAGGAAGTTGGTAATATGAAGCCAAAGACACCTGCCcttctctcaacaaaaaataataaaatagaaagaaaaaaaaaatctcctaccattccttttttgtttttatatgaaGGCTTAGTTTGAATTCGGCTGAAAACCAGCGCGTCTGCATCTGCggcaaagtttgacttttctaactttttttcagccaatcagtgcacatcgtgtactattcatggacccacaaatttcacttttcaacaactttttcattaaaaatgtgtctcacggtactattcacacatttaaaaattattttgctacagtgtttttcagttttcagtttcagttttcagttttcaactgtatccaaacggacccgaaaattatcttcttatttttgtgGCCACCAACCAATGTAGTCCTGTAGTTGTATGTCACCAAATTCGTCGCCCAATAAATTTGAAGGCTTAAGGCAATATAATTAAATGGGgtctttttgttattatttaaataatatttaactagtacttaatatcataatttttttttataacaaaaatatattcctttcattttgtaatatgcttttttggggggaaaatgctaaaactataacaaaaattttaaataatttattcaagttttttttaggGATGTGGAAAAAACTGAATATGTATTAAATGTGTGTCAGTTTAAATAGAGAAAGTCAAATCATTTTCTGATAAAACATAgctgaaaaataaaactttgcCAATTTCCTATGCAGGTAGGATTTGTGATAGATCATAAATGAACCACAGCTGGTTCATTAACAGGTGCTGGCCGACACCTGTTAACAAAGTCCTTTACTAACAAAAACTTTCAAACAAGGTAGAAATGAATATGATTAATGACACTTCAAGAagattgaaagttcaaatagtgtaaaaacacccttgaacgtttagacccccaatttacaaattaaccaattcaagctttatgtcaaacaactagtgtgcggaaaatgaacaaaagctataatgtagaattggaaaaactatctaagccaaattaaaatcacaatccacagcagataataaaaggcaaagataaaagggaaggaagatgcaaacacaaagacaatacgcgatgtgttatcgaagaggaaaccgaagccctcggcgtaaaacctctccgccaccctccaagcggtaaacaatccactagaaaacgtagttgggatacatggacagcaatagaccctccaagcctaatctatccagtgcacctaagccctccaagcttcttgctccaacgaggttgcaccgaacctttttcttttctggctTCCctgattccgctacttgaccatagcatcaaccaatgtagattggttccttcctaactgcttctcagaacaccaaacagcccactcacagtaatgaatatggtgagaacaaggttttggtaaaatgcctctcaagggattgacaatggaaaggaagagagttgaggaatttgaagagactctaatgtatagattgtaggtgaatcaatcttgttttactctaaggtttctctctcaaaattctctctggaagctctctttcatttgtaggtataaggggtatttatactaaggtgagaggagaatgtgaaacgtcaggtttttcaaaataggggtggctcgtggcttggcctcgcgacttgactgagtcgtgagatccagtcacgagataactgtatggccagttgtcctgttttgtcttgtagtgctccagctagcatgattgttcaccttctgccatgcttggcacgtgtgctgcatctggcggcttgcagccgcgagtctctgtttttcttgcacacttttgagcaatcaacactctatctcactcactacccttacaacaaaacccacctaaatacagggttactaaatgctaaaatacaagcaaatttggcacggaataaagccaacaagatggttgattaaattcaaccttacaaagaTAATAAACAAGCATTTGAATAAATgatgttagaaatattataaattttataacatgaGGCTTACAAAAATGTATCACTAATcacaaaaattaattcaaaaatgcatttaataggTTATTGATGTCCACATATCATATTAATTGTCAAATTTCTCGTTTCTTAActaccaaattaaaaataataataatattattattaggaCAAAG encodes:
- the LOC115991201 gene encoding (3S,6E)-nerolidol synthase 1-like, which produces QWISGKLSSLLSSKFSPFLFLVFPDLTFHNLRGIYCFFQDDFYVEYVQKLKKFKNILSKLVEDPFEGLNMVDAILRLGIEYHFHEEIETILKRQYMIFSAHAGHDHDLYEAALHFRLLRQVGYHVSADVFNKFKNKEGNFKLESGEHISGLMELYEASEVSIDDEDILDEAKDFSRHLLEANIKHLDHQQARFILNTLEHPYHKSLPRFMAKGLPDNFKGARGWVKHLQELAKMDFKMVQSIHQQELLQIFKWWKGLGLAKKLNFARNQPLKWYMWTAACLTDPSLTYQRVELTKPVAMVYVIDDMFDVYGTLDELTLFTNAVNRWELSASEKLSDSLKICFVALYDITNEISYKVYKRTGWNPIDSLKKAWAGLCNAFLLEAQWFASGNLPKAEEYMKNAHVSTGLHVVLVHKFFLLGEGINKETVDLLDNNPSITSSIATILRLWDDLGNAQDEDQNGHDGSYIECYRKEHQGCSVEDAKSHVIKMISNAWKQLNKDCLNPNPFPASFIKASLNAARMVPLMYSYDEKHRLPSLEKHMKSLIFKSVPYKKM